The window taacccgtttTCACAAAAAGATCGTGAGGCTCAAAGTACGCTAACCACGGACAGACCACAGACTGTCAGTTACTAGGACACTTTTGAAATCATAtcaaagcagcaaagaaaacagagagttaaaaaacaaagagcatcatcaacaaagacagacaaacaggCAAGCGGGAACTTTTTGTTCCAGGAAGTCAACAGTCGCCACGCGGACGCCACGCGGACGCCACGCGGACGCCACGCGGACGTACCTGGCCTGCTGGGGTTCCTGAGCAGACATCCGTGGACGGAGGCGCAAGCGTGGCCGCTGAGGTCCATCACAGAAGGCGGCGGCACCGCCGCGGCGGGCGGGGCCCTGGCGCTCGGCGGCGTCGTGGCGTGCCGGGCGGGGCTGGACGGGATGCCGTTCTCGGACAGGAACTCCTCCAGGTCCATGTACTCCAGCTGGAAGTTGTCGCCGTCGTAGGGCAGCGTCTTGTCCCACAGGGTGGGCCCCAGGAAGGCCGACTGGGGGGCGCTCAAGTCCTCGTCCAGCTTCTTCTCCTTGTCGGGATCCTTCGCCATCGTCGCTGCGGCCACGCACGACGCTTCgccgtaaaaacaaacaaaaaaaacagtttagaaATTGTTTTCAGATTTCATTTAAGAGATTCTGCTAATTACTGTAGTGGTAAACAAAGTGTGGTCCAAGTGCCCCATCTAGTGGACTCACTTGGGTACACACTTGGGTTCGGGTACAATTTGTTACACAACAAAATTCAAGAACAGAATtcttccagactttttttccctcccttttcGCACGTCACTAACATAACATCATGCCAAAGTGACACACAATATTTCATCTACTTTTGTGGGAatcaaaaagttttgaaaatcaaaacagGCCCATTTCACGAGTGTATTTGAATgcgctttgttgttgtttgttttttttttaaggtgaaaAGTGTCGACAACCACAGTCctgaattcattttttcattcatgaagTTAATATCAGCATAAGTTACTAGAGTATATCTGTATTATAGTTGTGTAAAAGAAGCCTCGGATTTGACGTTTGGCTCTTTATTTCTTGACTTCTTTGGTCCCGTCGAGTTCAGTCTTTGGATTTGGGGATGAAAGCGCGCCAGTCGTCTTTGTGGCATCGGATGACATCAATTCGGCAAGATCAAAGTTAGGTGATGAAAATATTGCGAATAATGACGGCGACTTGCGTCCCGCCACCCTCCAAGAAACGCACCACAGGCTCCTAATAAACGCGCCGGCTCGCCGCTTACCGTCAGTGTGCCTGGAGGGCAGCTGGACCGGGTTCTCCAGCAGGGACTTGAGGACTCCGTGCGCGCCGACGGCGGCCGCGAAAGTTGCGCTGGTGTGCACTCGGGACATCTCGTCCATGCCCGAGCCGCAAAACCCGACGcgagctcttcttcttcttcttctttttcttccgcTGCGACGAGCGTCAAACGACAGGAGCGAGCGCGGACGGGCGCGTGCACGACAACAAAAAAGGGGGcggcgagcgagagagagcgagagagagagagcgagagagcgcgagagagagagcgagagagagagcgagagagagcgagagagagagcgagagagagagcgagagagagagcgagagagagcgcgagagagagagcgagagagagcgagagagagagcgggagagagagagcgagagagagagcgagagagagcgcgagagagagagagcgagagagagcgagagagagagagcgagagagagagcgagagagagcgagagagagagcgagagagcgagagagagagagagagcgagagagagagagagcgagagagagagagagagcgagagagagagagagagagagagagagagagagagagagagagccaccTGACTACCGACTCTTCCAAATGGACTCAAAAGACTCAGCGCAGAATCGCACTTCCGGCGACCGAACGGTGGAACCGCAGCCACAGCCGCTTAAGATTCTCCAAATCTATCTCGGAGATGGGTAGAATCGAACCGTCGCTCCCGAGCAAAAACTCGGCATTTATTATTCACAATGCTGAAATTTGGGTTTGCCTCTGTGCTAGAACAGACAGTGGTCAAAATGGAGTTCAAAACGTAGAATTGATTGAAAATTCCCACTTTTCACCTTCAACTCCATTTTCAAACGGCTTTGTAAGCGCAAGGTCAAATCACAGGACGTCGCCTTTCAATGTAATGGCATCCGTATTTGATTGCAACGCATCGTGGCACGTCGGCCTGATGCACGCGCCCTGCGACCGGTCCGGGGTGTCCTTTCTGCTTCAGGTCAAATGTGGAATTTGAAGAACTGAGCCTTCATTACCTCGTTTTATTTTGTGCTGATTACAAATTCATTGGCATAAATGTTGGCCTTGAAACGTTTTGTGCTGATTTCAGATCTTCTTCTCCATTTTAAAaagggcatttttttcaaacgggTTACaccaatttcaaaacaaatcaaaagcctttgaGTTGATCgtcctgcttttattttgacttttcctGTTTCAGGTGCTTTCCAACTTTAATATTTAgaagttgggatttttttttcttactttgaaGTCCTTGTATTTTTGTGGCCCTCAAAGATCCGACTTTGAATGACGTTTTCCCTTGGCAGAACCGCACACGCCCACGGAAGCACGCCGGGTCACACGAGTGGGCCGGCTTGACCTACTTTGAACCAATCGgaggcccccccccacccccccccccccccccccgccgcaggCCTGTCACGTTGAACCTCATGTGCTCCGCGCGGAGAGCAAAACAAAAGTCCGAATCAGAACGTCACAAGTCGGACGACTTGAAACAAAgatgacacaaaagaaggaacgTCGAGCACTTGTGTGAAGTTTTACTGTGTGCGTGAAAGGGGCTCATTTTGAGTGCGATGAACACGCCAGAGGAAGTAGTCCCTCGTTGGGCGCCAGGTTCTGGCCCGGATGGACCGTCCGCCGTCCCAAAGTCTACCTGGCAACGGTTGCCACGGCGATGTTGCGCTCATCTAAGCAACGCCGCAGAAAGTCGAACAGACAAAACATGACAAAGGCCCCGGGGCAAAGGtcagttgcccccccccccccccccctcagcttCATTTGGCGACCGATCGTTTGGTAGAATCTAATTTTGTGTGTCTTTATTTCATGTGATGTGGACTCATTTCTATTTCCTTTTCTAGCATTTTTATTTGGAGGCAATCACTCGCCGGCCGCGGTCCATTTGTTAGCGCGTCATTTGGTGCAGTTTGACTCGCCGGCGTTTCACTTGGATGATTTATGGATTATTCGGCCGTTACGTAAGCGCGGCCGCTCACGTTAGCGTCGAGCGCACAAACAGCCATCAAACCAAAAAATGGACTTCATTTGCGTGTTGCACTTTGGCGCCAGACACGCAGTCTTCATGACGGTCGGTGTGTTCATCTttgcaaacaaatatttgtgtCTTGCGTATTTTGACAGCCTTCCAGCTGCGGCCGTTGGACGCACACGCCACCTGACTCCGTGTGTGAGGAAGTAATCAGATTACTGGAGTCTTTTATTTGCTCACTTTGGGAGGAGGAAAAGGTACAAATCAGTTTGATGTTTGACGCAGTAACAGTGCGgcattatcaggaaaaaaattattttcaacgcTCGATTAAGTGGCTTTTCCTAAACTTGCACTCGTACTTAGGGTACATTTTAGTTCCCCTACGAACGGAAAGTAGTTTTGGGCTCTTGTTcgagaaaaaagaaagtgacAACGCCCCCATAAAAAGATACATAAACAGAAAGAGAAAACGCAGAGTACAACGTGAGGAATTTCAAGTAAGTTTgtaaaaacaccccaaaaagtacaaaaaaacctcaaaaagaagaagatgccaaAAATGAACACTAAACGAACAAAAACACTACTCACAAGCAAATGGTCTCCATAACAACTTGaagctcctccctcttcttcgTTGTCGTCGTGTCAcgtgactgacaaaaaaaaaaggaaaacaggtGACGTCGTGACGAGGTTGCCACGGAAACCCAGCGTCAGCATCCGTCGGGCCGAAGGAAGgccaaaaagtaaaaacattttttaaaaagttcaaaATAAGCGTACGTATACGTACCCGATGAAGTATCTGACGCCGAGTTCCGTGTACGCCTTCTTGCAGCTGTAAAGAAGAACTGCCAGCgcacacaaaaataattgaagaaataataattgaaaaaaaaaaaaaaaaaaacatttcaaatgagcGACGGAGCCATTTGGTAAAATAAAGTAACGCCAAAGAACAAAAATTAGATCCACTCAATTGGATAGTTTATTGTAAGGAAGGAAATCAAAACACTTTTATATATGTACATGAAAgtgtttccatttattttgttatttggtatatttttacaaaattagtaaacattaaaatgtaaacaaaaatattattagCCCTAAAATAAATGGAACAGAAAGTATATATAATTACCCTACTTATAAAAAACtaacttttcaaaatgtattttgagcaAAACTGTTCATGTGtgaacaatgaaaagtgagATTGATTTATAATATTAAAAAGAACTTTTAggagtgtttttaaaaataataaaatgcagtCAGATTAACTTTTTACAAAGCATCTGCACTTACTATCAGGAACAAAAATTAAAGCATGACATTCAACAAATGGATATATACTTTATTAAATAATGGGTGACTTtataatatttacattaaaacCTCGTCTAGAAAGGGCCTGGCCCTTCTGGccctttaaaaatcaaatatgccCTGAAATACTATAGCAACCATTAGCAATTAGCACGCGGGTCCCGATTGGATCAATGCCTCCACGAGGACGCATGGAGGGCAACCCATTGAGCGGCAGTTTGTTGTACTGCACGCTCACGAGCAAACTACAGTCGCGCACGCACTCGCGCATTACGTCCTTGCACCGCCTTTCAGGACAAACCTGGAAGAACTGACCACCACTCAATGTATTTAATTCAATCAGGTGTGCCTCAAGGATCCTTACTGGAACCACAGacatacttggaaaaaaaaaaaaaaaaaaaacgaaagcaCCGTGTCGCAAATGttcccgcccggagaaaagccacacatccaccgtggggagaacatgcaaactacacacgggcggggtcgggatttgaacctcggtcctcagaactgtgaagccaacgctcacACACAGACTAAATCATTCAACAAAACTGGAAAAggcaaaaatgacacatttaacaaaaaaggacaaaggaaTAACAAGGTAGTGCCCCAAAACGCAAGCAAATCCCACAAGACTGGAaggaaaaatatgaacaaaggACAGAAACAGCGACCACAAAGACCTGCGCAATGTTTTCTCTGCTCTCAATCTTATAATAAGATGATCATGATTGGTATTATGCGCCCGTGTCAATGTGTCATTTAGGTTCTGGACAGATTTCATGTCACCGTGCGCCGGAGCCTTTTCTTTGTGCTCGTGTCAGAtaaacaggaaaagaaaaaagcggAAGACGAGCTCGTTTGCCATCTCGACGGCAACGCCGACCGAGGGGATGAAGGAGCTCCTTTGTCAGGCCCACAATGCAAAGCCACCAACCAGTCTTGACATCCATCCCGCTGACCCACTTTTTGGAAGACGCCCTGACACGAGCGCCCCCCAGGAAACCGGCAAAAAGCTCCTCCCGTGcgaatttggttttttttttttatctacaattcagaattaaaaaacaaagacaaaaaaaaaagtccatcctTCCATTCTAAGACAGGACATTTGACCCCGCAGAAAGGGCACAGAAACAAATACTGGGTTGCGCTTTGATGTCacaaaacaccccaaaaacattgcaaaatgtcagcaaacatgcagtaaaatgtgacaaacaaacataaatagAAAATGACATCAACCACTCAGAAGACGGCAAACTTTATTGACAGTTTCACGCTGATAagaaaacaactttcacttctcagagacaaaagaaaacaaagaagcCGTTAGCAATTGGCACGGGATTTACATAACGCGCGTGgaacacaaagcaacaaaaaaaaaaaaaaaaaaaaaaaaggacaaaatggaacaaaagcagacccaggtgtcaaagtcgaggcccgggggcaGGAGCCGGCCCGACGCGCGACTTCATGTGGCCCGGAAAAGCAAATCGTGCGCGTCGACTTCTGCGGTTCTTGTTCAAAATATGcggcaacatttcaaattgtccttgtcataaatgataacattgagatgttgcaatcatttttgtaaaaaaaaaaaaaaaaaaaaaaacatttccctggAGTTCTGATTACAAAACCGGCTCCGAAATTTTACGTGTGAATATGAGGAAGCGATTGACATTTTTAGGGTTTCACAGTCACCCCCAAAACCAGAAATAAACAGTAAAACAATGACTAAAATGGTTAAAGATAAAACACAAACTACAAAgatggaagagaaaaaaatgaaatgcaacaaaaagaaatggaacaaaatagaaccaaatgtgacaaaaatgtagtacaaagaaaccaaaaacaaatgataaaaattgcaagaaaaaatgaaaaaaaatggagccaaTTTGTCATTGCATTGGAAACggtaccccccaaaaaataataaatacataaaagtaaCGGAGACGCCTAAAGCAATCAAATATATGACAAATTGTCAccgtaaaaattaaaataaacgcAAAAAAGCCAACAAAAATGTGACCAATTGTTatcaaaaacagtaaaaaagaaaaatattaatttcaacaaaaatgagagaaaaacaaGTGACAAAAGCATGAACCATATCACAAAAATGACCTTTTTCCCCaaatcaaaaacattaaaatgccagaaaatatcacaaaaattcATACATAGTGCaaaataatgtaacaaaaaaaaaaaaaacaaaagcatgacACCAATAATCCTATGTACTGAAAAggtaacaaaaacataaaaaggcaACCAAAGATGTGACAAAATTGTCACCAAGGATAAccacaaaatgtaaaacaaaacaaaaaaaaaaactattaaaagcTCAAGTGAAAATTTCCTGACgctattgtataaaaaaaaaaaatccccaaaaatgaGTTAAATTGACAAAATCTTGTgtcccccccgcccaaaaaaaaaaattgtaatcttAAAACGCCAGCAAAAACAACTTGAAGCTCTTCAAAATATGACACCGAGGAGGAACGAAGCTTTATTGagcaagacaaacaaacaagaacaaagcgCACAAATGCGCCTTTTGGTATCCTAGCAACAGGTGATGAGGACGCAGCTGACAAAAAGCAGACGGGAGGCGGCTGCAAGGAAAACTCCCGCGTCCACACGACCTACTTTCTTCCTCCCTCCGTCCCTTTTCATCAtgtgtgtgaggtcattaggtAAGAGCCACCTTTGTGCTGGAAGACTGCAAGTGGCCATCTTGGCTCAAAAGACTTTTCTTGACATCGTCGTCTTTGCGCACTTTCTCGGGATTGCGGCAGGACGACGTCAAAAGGAGGGGAATAAAACGCCCTTctttgcatttccatttttttttaaacatacttttTATGttcttgccacatttttttgatgaaatgaCGTCGCATACTTTACGCTGCTCTTTTCTCTCtcattaaaacacacaaaaaaacacaaacggcaAAAATTGTCGTCCTTGTTGATTCGGGGGAAGCTCCGAGAGATCCGTCGCATTTCCGTTCATTCCATCAGGGAAAGGAAAGTCACGCCATCCATAAAATTGTCAACGTCGGGCTAGCGCACGCCGGGCCAAGATGCGAGAAGGGGGGGGTTGCGCACTAGAAGGTCAGCGCTGAAAAATGGGGGAGGAGTCCCGCAAAAGGCCAGTCACCAATTTCGGGTCTTAACATCGCGACGGATTTGCCCACTGAAGCCACTTCTTCGCCTTAACTGCACTTGGACTTTGATCATGAGCAAGCATCAAAATACTTGATAATCAAATCTTTCTATTCATCAATTCTTTCATAAACTTCAAAGCGGAGTCAAAATCACAATCGGGGGGGACGTGACGAAGGCCGACacgctggtaaaaaaaaaaaaaaaaaaaaaaaagctcattattTTGTTGCCCGTCAAAAATTATTCCGAAGGAAGTTGAATAAAATGACATATTTGCTGATAAATGCTAGCTCGCTACGTGTCGCAGAGAAGCAGAAAGTCGGTGGCGCCGACTCCGTTCGGGTCTGTCTTGTGACCACCAGCAGCTGGCGCCGCTCAGCTCAATTTTGAAGCTGGCTCGTTGCCCCCCCCTCACATTTTCAAGACGCGTCACGTCGACGTCCCGAGTCGGACGAGCGGCAACCGAAACGTGACTTACCGTCCACTTCCAGGACGTTCCTGACGCTGGCGCTCAGCTCGTCCGCTCGCTTGGCcaacgccgccgccgtccacgaACTCTTCTCGTGTCGCGAGGGTCCGCCTTGAGGGACCCCCTCCGCGGTCACGCAACTGCACACCACGACGACAACCACACGTTAACATCTTAAAGTGTACCAGCGGAACAAACCACTTCGGTTCTCGTGGAGCAATAATCGCGTCAGAGGTGATTTCAAAGAAGAGAGACGGCGACGTGCCGTCGTTAAACAAGTGCACGTAACAAAATGGCCGGCAACAGCCGCTTCCGCTCGTGGAGGACGCCGCGCGGTCGGGACTTTTGTGAATGGACCTGGAAATCTTTTGTGTTTACgcactgataaaaaaaacaacaaaaaaacaaacaaaccaaaaaatgtttcaaaattggTTTCAGCCTTTGAGAGAAACTCCAGCAATTAAGTTGCCGCTTTTGATCTCGGCGGCCGACAACAGGTGAGGAGGACGAAGCggtggtgggggcgggggcgggttATGAAACacgagagcccccccccccacgcaatCTCACTTAACAGCCCGACCGACTGACCCCGTTGACCCAAGTGGACTTACACAAGAATCATGTCACCGAAATCAATCGCGTTTGCGCGGCAGAACCGACGAGACGCACACAGGaaatggaaagacaaaaaaagaagacggcAATCAATACGAGATACTTTGACACAATCTGCTCTTTGCCAAAGATTGCGGATcacaaatcatcatcatcatcatcaggtgCTCAAAAATGCCACgtcaaaaaattatttactCATAAATGCTTATCAAAAAACAGCAATTTCTTTTTCTGCTAATAATGCCAgagtcaaaaaaatgtttgcaaattcagaaaattttgaaaatgtttttgcattctatcaaatgtatgatttttttttttcaattgcc of the Syngnathoides biaculeatus isolate LvHL_M chromosome 22, ASM1980259v1, whole genome shotgun sequence genome contains:
- the LOC133495898 gene encoding hepatic leukemia factor-like isoform X2 yields the protein MDEMSRVHTSATFAAAVGAHGVLKSLLENPVQLPSRHTDASCVAAATMAKDPDKEKKLDEDLSAPQSAFLGPTLWDKTLPYDGDNFQLEYMDLEEFLSENGIPSSPARHATTPPSARAPPAAAVPPPSVMDLSGHACASVHGCLLRNPSRPGLPNFRNTPSPIDPDAVQVPVGYEPDPADLALSSVPGQETFDPRKRKFTAEELKPQPMIKKARKVFIPEDLKDDRYWARRRKNNMAAKRSRDARRLKENQIAIRAGFLEKENLALRQEVGELRKELGRTKNILAKYEGQRGHP
- the LOC133495898 gene encoding hepatic leukemia factor-like isoform X1, producing MDEMSRVHTSATFAAAVGAHGVLKSLLENPVQLPSRHTDASCVAAATMAKDPDKEKKLDEDLSAPQSAFLGPTLWDKTLPYDGDNFQLEYMDLEEFLSENGIPSSPARHATTPPSARAPPAAAVPPPSVMDLSGHACASVHGCLLRNPSRPGLPNFRNTPSPIDPDAVQVPVGYEPDPADLALSSVPGQETFDPRKRKFTAEELKPQPMIKKARKVFIPEDLKQDDRYWARRRKNNMAAKRSRDARRLKENQIAIRAGFLEKENLALRQEVGELRKELGRTKNILAKYEGQRGHP